One genomic region from Fictibacillus marinisediminis encodes:
- the mqnE gene encoding aminofutalosine synthase MqnE yields the protein MAIITQEAKIHDIAEKIRNGERLSIEDGLFLYETNDILGVAQLANEVNSKKNGDNVYFIENMYINPTNVCEATCSFCGFKRKPGEEGAYTMNEEQLLEYVEKRWNDNIREFHIVGGHNNEVPFDYYLDTIRVLKKHYPNAAIKAYTGAEIEFFARISGLSMKEVLEELVKAGLDTMPGGGAEILTERYREKMSPDKASTDQWLEAHEIAHGLGLRTHATMLYGSIESKEERLIHMDRLRKLQDQTNGFMVFIPLAMQPRTASMGLTRRTSAFDDMRTIAISRLMLDNFDHVKAYWINIGVQLTQMALTFGADDIHGTLIEERISHSVGALTSQGITRKELVHLIKTANKKPVERDTFYNIIKEY from the coding sequence ACGATATACTAGGTGTCGCTCAACTGGCGAATGAAGTGAATTCGAAGAAAAACGGCGATAATGTTTATTTTATTGAAAATATGTACATTAACCCAACCAATGTATGCGAAGCAACTTGCAGCTTCTGCGGTTTCAAGCGGAAACCTGGTGAAGAAGGCGCCTACACAATGAACGAAGAACAGCTGCTTGAGTATGTTGAAAAGCGATGGAATGATAATATCCGCGAATTCCATATTGTCGGGGGCCATAATAATGAAGTGCCTTTTGACTACTATCTGGACACTATTCGTGTTCTGAAAAAACATTATCCAAATGCTGCAATCAAAGCCTATACAGGGGCAGAAATTGAATTTTTCGCACGCATATCCGGTTTGTCCATGAAAGAAGTATTAGAGGAGCTTGTTAAAGCAGGACTGGACACAATGCCAGGAGGCGGTGCAGAAATTCTGACTGAACGCTATCGTGAAAAAATGAGTCCGGATAAAGCTTCTACCGATCAATGGCTGGAAGCCCATGAGATTGCTCACGGTCTTGGACTTCGCACTCATGCAACCATGCTGTACGGATCTATTGAATCAAAAGAAGAACGTTTGATTCATATGGACAGACTTCGAAAGCTTCAAGATCAAACAAACGGATTTATGGTGTTCATTCCGCTTGCGATGCAGCCAAGAACAGCTTCCATGGGGCTTACCCGCCGTACGTCAGCTTTTGATGACATGCGCACGATCGCTATCAGCCGCTTGATGCTCGATAATTTTGACCATGTTAAAGCGTACTGGATCAACATCGGTGTACAATTAACACAGATGGCCTTGACTTTTGGTGCTGATGACATTCACGGAACTTTGATTGAAGAAAGAATTTCTCACTCTGTTGGTGCCCTCACTTCTCAAGGCATTACGCGTAAAGAATTGGTGCATTTAATAAAAACAGCCAACAAGAAACCTGTTGAACGCGATACATTCTATAACATCATCAAAGAATATTAA